One Helicobacter cetorum MIT 00-7128 DNA window includes the following coding sequences:
- a CDS encoding CopD family protein gives MREIIGAYYLWVLSFHIIGFVLWSAMLLILPRLFSIHKESLNNQELCVILEKLELFIYRYIGSLGVILVFIMGGLLLYLNPSLLNERFFQAKLVAVGLLTYYSHTLGYYRKRIYKVNARFFKAYHLVALALIGLIVSYILLKNVSVIFSVGVLGLMGLLIAGIYYKNKPHK, from the coding sequence ATGCGTGAGATTATTGGTGCTTATTATTTATGGGTGTTGAGTTTTCATATTATAGGTTTTGTGCTATGGTCTGCAATGTTACTTATCTTACCACGATTGTTTTCTATCCATAAAGAAAGTTTGAACAATCAAGAATTGTGTGTTATTTTAGAGAAATTAGAGCTATTTATTTATCGTTATATAGGGAGTTTGGGGGTTATTTTGGTTTTTATTATGGGGGGATTGCTTTTATACCTTAATCCTAGTTTGTTAAACGAGCGATTTTTCCAAGCAAAGCTTGTAGCAGTAGGTCTATTGACTTACTATAGCCACACTCTAGGTTATTATAGAAAAAGAATTTATAAAGTTAATGCACGATTCTTTAAAGCATATCATTTGGTAGCTTTAGCTTTAATTGGCTTGATTGTCTCTTATATCTTGCTCAAAAATGTTTCTGTAATTTTTAGTGTTGGTGTGCTAGGTCTTATGGGGCTATTGATAGCTGGCATTTATTATAAAAATAAGCCCCACAAGTAG
- a CDS encoding catalase, with protein MTHKDFKQTSPFGAPIGDDNNVFTAGPRGPVLLQSTWFLEKLAAFDRERIPERVVHAKGSGAYGTFTVTKDITKYTKAKIFSKVGKKTECFFRFSTVAGERGSADAVRDPRGFAMKYYTEEGNWDLVGNNTPIFFIRDAIKFPDFIHTQKRDPQTNLPNGTMVWDFWSNVPESLHQVTWLMGDRGIPKTFRHMDGFGSHTFSLINAKNERFWVKFHFKTMQGIKCLTSEEAAKIRMHDMDSHQRDLFEAIERKEFPKWRMSIQVMPEADAKKYRFHPFDVTKTWSQKDYPLMEVGIVELNKNPENYFAEVEQAAFNPANIVPGIGYSPDRMLQGRLFSYGDTQRYRLGINHSQLPVNKPRCPFHSTTRDGFMQNGHYGSLKNYTPSSLPGYKEDKNAREPKLNLSYLEKEYEVWNWDYRAEDSDYYTQAGDLYRLMKADEKERLYNNIAGSMMGVPKEIIEKQMEHFKKADPAYAEGVKKALEKHAKMMKDMKKM; from the coding sequence ATGACTCACAAAGATTTCAAACAAACTAGCCCTTTTGGTGCTCCAATTGGCGATGATAACAATGTATTTACGGCTGGTCCTAGAGGTCCTGTTCTTTTACAAAGCACTTGGTTTTTAGAAAAATTAGCGGCTTTTGATAGAGAGAGAATCCCAGAAAGAGTGGTGCATGCCAAAGGAAGTGGCGCTTATGGCACATTCACAGTAACTAAAGATATTACCAAATACACTAAAGCAAAGATTTTTTCTAAAGTAGGCAAGAAAACTGAATGCTTTTTTAGATTTTCTACCGTAGCTGGTGAGAGAGGAAGTGCGGATGCTGTAAGAGACCCTAGAGGTTTTGCAATGAAGTATTATACTGAAGAGGGTAACTGGGATTTAGTAGGAAATAACACGCCAATCTTTTTTATCCGTGATGCAATTAAATTCCCTGATTTTATCCACACTCAAAAGAGAGACCCTCAAACTAACTTGCCTAATGGCACTATGGTATGGGATTTTTGGAGCAATGTGCCTGAGAGCTTACACCAAGTAACATGGCTTATGGGTGATAGAGGTATTCCTAAGACTTTCCGTCATATGGATGGTTTTGGTAGCCATACTTTTAGCCTAATTAATGCGAAAAATGAGCGCTTTTGGGTGAAGTTCCACTTTAAAACCATGCAAGGCATTAAATGCCTAACTAGCGAAGAGGCAGCTAAAATCAGAATGCATGATATGGATTCGCACCAACGAGATTTATTTGAGGCGATTGAGAGAAAAGAGTTTCCTAAATGGCGCATGAGCATTCAAGTAATGCCAGAAGCAGATGCCAAAAAATATCGTTTCCACCCATTTGATGTTACTAAGACTTGGAGTCAAAAGGATTATCCATTAATGGAAGTGGGCATTGTAGAGTTAAACAAAAATCCAGAAAACTACTTCGCTGAAGTAGAGCAAGCAGCGTTTAACCCCGCTAATATTGTTCCCGGAATTGGTTATAGTCCAGATAGAATGCTACAAGGACGCTTATTTTCTTATGGAGATACCCAACGCTATCGCTTAGGAATCAACCATTCTCAATTACCGGTTAATAAGCCTCGCTGTCCATTCCACTCTACCACTAGAGATGGCTTTATGCAAAATGGTCATTATGGCTCTTTGAAAAACTATACTCCTAGCTCACTACCGGGTTATAAGGAAGATAAGAATGCTAGAGAGCCTAAGCTCAACTTAAGCTATCTTGAAAAAGAGTATGAAGTATGGAATTGGGATTATAGAGCTGAAGATAGCGACTATTATACCCAAGCAGGTGATTTATATCGCTTGATGAAAGCTGATGAAAAAGAAAGATTGTATAACAATATTGCGGGTTCTATGATGGGTGTTCCTAAAGAAATTATTGAAAAACAAATGGAGCATTTCAAAAAAGCTGACCCAGCTTATGCAGAAGGCGTTAAAAAAGCCCTTGAAAAGCATGCAAAAATGATGAAAGACATGAAAAAAATGTAA
- a CDS encoding AAA family ATPase, protein MIKSIEIKNYKALKDLTIKGFTSFNLFSGENNVGKTSVLEAICINSFGNPIHNLIQLANIRLTRIDSTSIQDFFSHLDTTQPLHLNTEFDNDTINLKITYNDSTNLVLDNFNALNLNNEFMPNFEKQIHLKFAFQSKKEFFEPFEKILPFNLSIQENKIENVLLPNLQNIIQPDLKLNQIYPNRSTFIPASLNINVLDFLRPLLRDKKEEVIECLKKFDNNIMGIEEIGGVVFLKLKDKKKYRVNMFGLGFIKFMTLACIIINNKIKYIFVDEIENGLHHKNMQVFLKAIMELSQKYQVQIFVTTHNQEFLESALETLQNEVSIFKLFNRDNQIRANRYDYGLSKIMLENNIELRNS, encoded by the coding sequence ATGATAAAAAGCATAGAAATAAAGAACTACAAAGCACTCAAAGACCTCACTATCAAAGGTTTTACAAGTTTTAATCTCTTTTCTGGCGAAAATAATGTCGGTAAAACAAGTGTTTTGGAGGCAATTTGCATTAATAGCTTTGGTAACCCTATACATAATCTTATCCAACTAGCAAATATACGCCTTACAAGGATAGATAGCACAAGCATTCAAGATTTTTTCAGCCACCTTGATACAACACAACCGTTACATTTAAATACAGAATTTGATAATGATACAATCAACTTAAAAATCACTTATAACGATAGCACAAACTTAGTCCTTGATAATTTCAATGCCCTAAATTTAAACAATGAGTTTATGCCCAACTTTGAAAAACAAATACATTTAAAATTTGCCTTTCAAAGCAAGAAAGAATTTTTTGAACCTTTTGAAAAAATACTTCCCTTTAATCTATCCATACAAGAAAATAAAATTGAAAATGTCTTGTTGCCAAATCTACAAAATATCATTCAGCCTGACCTTAAACTCAATCAAATATATCCTAATCGTTCCACATTTATCCCTGCTAGTTTAAACATTAATGTGTTAGATTTTTTAAGACCGCTTTTAAGAGACAAAAAAGAAGAAGTGATTGAATGTCTTAAAAAATTTGATAACAATATCATGGGAATAGAAGAAATCGGTGGAGTTGTATTTTTAAAGCTTAAAGATAAGAAAAAATATCGTGTAAATATGTTTGGATTAGGTTTCATTAAGTTCATGACATTAGCATGTATTATCATTAATAACAAAATTAAATACATCTTTGTTGATGAAATAGAAAATGGCTTACACCATAAAAATATGCAAGTATTCCTTAAGGCTATTATGGAGTTAAGTCAAAAATATCAGGTGCAGATTTTTGTCACTACACACAATCAAGAATTTTTAGAATCCGCACTAGAAACCCTACAAAATGAAGTGAGTATTTTTAAATTATTTAATAGGGACAATCAGATTAGAGCTAATAGATATGATTATGGGTTGTCAAAAATAATGCTTGAAAACAATATAGAACTAAGAAATTCTTAA
- a CDS encoding zinc ribbon domain-containing protein YjdM, which yields MQDFPPCPKCKDEYTYHDGTQLVCPSCAHEWSESDTSNDEDFIVKDSNNNILQNGDSVILIKDLKVKGSSLVLKKGTKIKNIKLVDSDHNVDCKVEGQSLALKSEFLKKA from the coding sequence ATGCAAGATTTCCCCCCATGCCCTAAGTGCAAAGATGAATACACCTACCATGACGGCACGCAATTAGTTTGCCCTAGCTGTGCGCATGAATGGAGCGAAAGCGATACTTCTAATGATGAAGATTTTATTGTCAAAGATAGCAACAACAATATCTTGCAAAATGGCGATTCGGTGATTCTTATTAAGGATTTGAAAGTTAAGGGCTCATCGCTTGTATTGAAAAAAGGCACAAAAATTAAAAATATCAAGCTTGTAGATAGCGACCACAATGTAGATTGCAAGGTTGAGGGACAAAGCCTAGCACTAAAATCAGAATTTCTAAAAAAGGCTTGA
- a CDS encoding N-6 DNA methylase, with amino-acid sequence MPNDKLQQIKTHTFKLIDDLKVTCASFGLGNDGNEYKIITQCFLYKFLCDKFEFLFKQEYPNKEIKDYKDFNAEEKEDFFLTLRDKKLPQLSYNELLNNLYEEHFNDNDLHIQLDNIFSSISSTNAKLFNTISTDRTTIALFESISQYINEETKRANFIRALLDKLKGFNFKEAFLNLQEKQGYDFFAPIFEYLLKDYNNAGGGKYAEYYTPLSIASIMAKLLIPCPTQNKKIYDPSAGTGTLLMALAHQIGTDSCTLYAQDISQKSLKMLKLNLILNDLTHSLKNAIEGNTLTNPYHSKEKFDYIVSNPPFKLDFSNEHKEISTNTQDFFLGVPKIPNKDKSKMPIYTLFFQHCLNMLNEKGKGAIVVPTGFISAKSGVENKIIKHLVNNQLVYGVICMPAQVFANTGTNVSIILFSKAPIKDKVILMDASKLGEEYTENKNKKTRLRENDINLILETFNHKTPKADFCALVSFDEIIEKNYSLNPGQYFTIEDSTEPLSQAEFEDLMQEYSSELTSLFDESHNLQQEILETLGNLNYD; translated from the coding sequence ATGCCTAATGACAAATTACAACAGATTAAAACCCACACTTTCAAGCTTATTGATGATTTGAAAGTAACTTGTGCGAGCTTTGGTTTAGGGAATGATGGCAACGAATACAAGATTATCACACAATGTTTTTTATACAAATTCTTATGCGATAAATTTGAATTCCTTTTCAAACAAGAATATCCCAATAAAGAAATCAAAGATTATAAAGATTTTAATGCTGAAGAAAAAGAAGATTTTTTCTTAACCCTAAGAGATAAAAAGCTCCCACAACTCTCTTATAACGAGCTTTTAAACAATCTTTATGAAGAACATTTTAATGATAATGACTTACACATTCAATTAGATAATATTTTTAGTAGTATCTCTAGCACCAACGCAAAGCTTTTTAACACCATAAGCACCGATAGAACGACTATCGCTTTATTTGAAAGCATTTCACAATACATTAATGAAGAGACTAAAAGAGCTAATTTTATAAGAGCTTTATTAGACAAACTCAAAGGTTTTAATTTTAAAGAGGCTTTTTTAAACCTGCAAGAAAAACAAGGCTATGATTTTTTCGCCCCTATTTTTGAATACTTACTCAAAGATTACAATAACGCCGGCGGGGGTAAATACGCCGAATACTACACCCCCTTAAGCATTGCAAGCATTATGGCAAAGCTTTTAATCCCCTGCCCCACACAAAATAAAAAGATTTATGACCCAAGTGCTGGCACAGGCACGCTTTTAATGGCGTTAGCCCACCAAATAGGCACTGATTCTTGCACCCTTTATGCCCAAGATATTTCGCAAAAATCCTTAAAAATGCTTAAACTCAACCTTATTTTAAACGATTTAACCCACTCTTTAAAAAACGCCATTGAGGGCAACACTTTAACTAACCCCTATCATTCCAAAGAAAAGTTTGATTACATTGTGAGTAACCCCCCTTTCAAACTAGATTTTTCTAACGAACATAAAGAGATTTCTACTAATACACAAGATTTTTTCTTAGGTGTTCCCAAAATCCCTAACAAAGATAAAAGCAAAATGCCCATTTATACGCTCTTTTTCCAGCATTGCTTGAACATGCTCAATGAAAAGGGTAAGGGGGCTATTGTAGTGCCAACCGGGTTTATCAGCGCTAAAAGTGGGGTAGAAAATAAGATTATCAAGCATTTAGTCAATAATCAACTAGTTTATGGTGTGATTTGTATGCCAGCTCAAGTCTTTGCAAACACTGGCACTAATGTAAGCATTATCCTTTTTTCAAAAGCCCCTATCAAGGATAAGGTCATCTTAATGGACGCTTCCAAACTAGGCGAAGAATATACTGAAAATAAGAATAAGAAAACTCGTCTAAGAGAAAATGATATAAACTTGATTTTAGAAACTTTTAATCATAAAACCCCAAAAGCTGATTTTTGCGCTTTAGTCTCTTTTGATGAAATTATAGAAAAAAATTATTCTCTAAACCCCGGGCAGTATTTCACTATAGAAGATTCTACTGAGCCTTTAAGCCAAGCAGAATTTGAAGATTTAATGCAAGAATATTCAAGCGAACTAACAAGCCTTTTTGATGAAAGCCATAACTTACAACAAGAGATTTTAGAGACTTTAGGAAATCTTAATTATGATTAA